From Denitrovibrio acetiphilus DSM 12809, the proteins below share one genomic window:
- the nhaA gene encoding Na+/H+ antiporter NhaA, which translates to MTINQAFRTIAIDPTTQFFKNQSSSSIIMLFSMAAAIILANSPYAGWYHNLWKTELGFALGEFTLYKSAHHWINDGLMGLFFLVIGLEIKREVLIGDLSSVRQALLPFIAAVGGAVVPALIYFALNRNGGNPDGWGVPMATDIAFAIGIMALLGSRVPVQIKIFITSLAVVDDMIAVIVIAVFYTSGLNIVYLAYAAGIIILLFIMNIGRVRSIMAYLIVGTMLWYFFLKSGIHATVAGVILALFIPSEPKIPFNVFNRSMRIFQAELANCQNIPKSEIPTKCQKHTLNKIIHACLSVYNPMSRLEYNLHGFSAFIIMPLFAFANTGVTIDSSALGSILSPVGLGIIFGLLIGKPVGIISFVKLGEHFKLISLPKEITRLHLLGAALLAGIGLTMSIFIASMAFDSADMNGAKISILSASVIAGIAGYFILRKAGSSENT; encoded by the coding sequence ATGACAATTAATCAGGCTTTCAGAACCATCGCAATCGACCCGACAACCCAGTTTTTCAAAAACCAGTCCTCCAGCAGTATTATCATGCTCTTCTCCATGGCTGCTGCAATCATTCTGGCTAATTCCCCGTATGCAGGCTGGTATCATAATCTGTGGAAGACAGAGCTGGGCTTTGCCTTAGGAGAATTCACCCTATATAAATCCGCACACCACTGGATAAATGACGGGCTTATGGGTCTGTTTTTTCTTGTAATCGGTCTGGAGATCAAGCGGGAGGTGCTTATAGGCGATCTCTCCAGCGTACGTCAGGCGCTGCTGCCTTTTATCGCGGCAGTGGGCGGTGCTGTTGTGCCTGCTCTTATTTACTTTGCACTGAACAGAAATGGAGGCAATCCGGACGGATGGGGCGTTCCGATGGCGACGGACATCGCTTTTGCCATAGGGATCATGGCTCTTCTCGGCAGCAGAGTCCCGGTTCAGATAAAAATATTCATAACATCACTGGCAGTTGTGGATGACATGATAGCAGTTATCGTGATAGCCGTTTTCTATACAAGCGGACTGAACATAGTCTATCTGGCATATGCTGCGGGTATCATCATACTTCTCTTTATTATGAATATAGGTCGTGTGCGCTCCATAATGGCTTATCTCATTGTCGGTACGATGTTATGGTATTTCTTCCTGAAGTCCGGTATACACGCAACAGTTGCAGGAGTTATTCTGGCGCTGTTCATCCCGAGTGAGCCAAAAATTCCTTTTAATGTTTTTAACCGCTCTATGAGGATATTTCAGGCAGAACTTGCAAATTGTCAAAATATACCCAAATCAGAGATCCCAACAAAGTGCCAGAAGCACACACTGAACAAAATAATTCACGCCTGCCTTTCCGTCTATAACCCTATGAGCAGGCTTGAATATAACCTTCACGGATTCTCCGCATTTATAATCATGCCTCTTTTTGCTTTTGCCAATACAGGCGTAACGATAGACTCTTCCGCATTAGGCAGTATCTTAAGCCCTGTAGGGCTGGGGATAATATTCGGTCTGCTGATAGGCAAACCTGTCGGAATAATCTCTTTTGTAAAACTTGGCGAGCACTTCAAACTGATATCACTGCCGAAAGAGATCACAAGGCTGCACCTTCTCGGGGCGGCTTTACTTGCAGGGATAGGTCTGACGATGTCAATATTTATAGCATCCATGGCATTCGACTCTGCGGATATGAACGGAGCAAAAATATCCATACTTTCAGCATCAGTGATAGCGGGCATCGCAGGATATTTTATATTGAGAAAAGCCGGATCAAGCGAAAACACTTAA